In Helicobacter mastomyrinus, a single genomic region encodes these proteins:
- a CDS encoding DUF4422 domain-containing protein, whose amino-acid sequence MNIKILVCYHKVSPIIANECLQPILLGAENAKPQIKNELERLCQKVGVPLLYDNNGEHISELNPYFCELTAMYWAWKNLEADYYGLFHYRRVFDFRDSTHFDMPRTQKCYYDSIRGFFSDFYQQYGLNPQNIIESLKGYDIVLPTLVIDHDDKQRAQHLSLYELYDEVHYIKDMDLALEYIASKYPQMYQIALDTLHKKPLFWYIANMYIMKKALYLEYCEWIFDILFAIEPLSAYKNYDSYQARVFGFLSERLFNVWIAYKKTQENLKIKELPLVFFKFRAKRKWLGWVSDGDVKRFYVCKLRVIKKYLGEAKS is encoded by the coding sequence ATGAATATAAAAATTTTAGTCTGCTATCACAAAGTTAGCCCTATTATTGCAAATGAATGTTTGCAGCCTATACTTTTGGGTGCGGAAAATGCAAAACCACAGATAAAAAATGAGCTGGAGCGACTTTGTCAAAAGGTGGGAGTGCCACTTTTATATGATAATAATGGAGAGCATATTAGTGAGCTTAACCCTTATTTTTGCGAACTCACCGCAATGTATTGGGCGTGGAAGAATCTTGAAGCAGATTATTATGGGTTATTTCATTATCGTAGAGTGTTTGATTTTAGAGATTCTACTCATTTTGATATGCCTAGAACACAAAAATGTTATTATGATTCCATAAGAGGTTTTTTTAGTGATTTTTATCAACAATATGGGCTTAATCCTCAAAATATTATTGAATCTCTAAAGGGTTATGATATAGTGCTTCCAACTTTGGTTATTGACCACGATGATAAGCAAAGAGCACAACATTTATCATTATATGAATTATATGATGAGGTGCATTATATTAAGGATATGGATTTGGCTTTAGAGTATATCGCTTCAAAATATCCGCAGATGTATCAAATTGCACTCGATACACTCCACAAAAAGCCTTTGTTTTGGTATATTGCAAATATGTATATTATGAAAAAGGCATTATATCTTGAATATTGTGAGTGGATTTTTGATATTTTGTTTGCCATTGAGCCTTTGAGTGCTTATAAAAATTATGATAGTTATCAAGCAAGAGTTTTTGGGTTTTTGAGCGAGCGATTATTTAATGTATGGATTGCTTATAAAAAAACACAAGAGAATCTTAAAATAAAAGAACTACCCTTAGTCTTTTTTAAATTTAGAGCAAAAAGAAAATGGCTCGGTTGGGTGAGTGATGGCGATGTGAAGCGATTTTATGTATGTAAATTACGAGTGATAAAGAAATATCTAGGTGAGGCTAAATCCTAA